The following is a genomic window from Chanos chanos chromosome 1, fChaCha1.1, whole genome shotgun sequence.
TGCTCTGCTCTCCTGCTTTCAGTATGCCTAGATTAGACACACTTAAGACTtatcattaaaatgacagtgtgCCCAACATTGATAAAATCCCTTCAGCAATACATTCTAACTCTTGATAGAGCTTGATTTACTCCATTGCTTCCACACAAATGTAACACACTAGATTAGTTTCAAATCACACTGTTTTAAGAAAATCATTATCAGAACTATCTCCCCCCACATCTTGGAATCACCAAATCATCAGCAGCACAACATCACCATCACCAGCATAAAAGGCTCCTGCTGATACCAAAAGAGAATTGACTTGCACCGTGAGTCAACCTCCCTGTTAGTCTGATGCTTCCTGGGGAATGACCCCACATCCCTTCTTCCCTTAATCACTATCATAACTCCTACCGTTGAGCTCTGGCAGCACAGTGGAAATGCTTTTAGCAGCTGCCTCAAGAGTGAAGTTCCACAGCTCAGAACTGGCCCTTGGGGCCCATGAGCACCGGACACAGCCAGGCTGAGATCTAATTACCAGCAAACATACATCCACACTAGCCAGTCTGGAAGGAGATGAAGTGGCCAAGTAAGACTTACTGGGCCAGACAAACTTCAATGATAGGGAAAGTGGATTTGAGGAGACAAGAGGTGTGAAATAAGTGTCCCAAAAAAAGCTGTCAAAAGTGCTATCAGAGAAACCACAACCGCACGTTTATTTCTATATCTTTGGTGGTGGTAAATATTTGGCATAAAGCTTCCATGTCAGTGCTTGTCAACAAGgcttgaataaaaaaaaaaaaatactggtaGCACAACAAATTCAAATTAACTGTTACCCATTTAATTGTAATTTTGAGAATCAGCTGAAAGGCTGCCCCTAGTGCACTTAGTTGAACTGCAGGCAGAATGAATGCCTCACCTTCCTCTGTTCCTCTAGTCCTGTATTAAAGTGctgaaatttcagttttgaagTGAAAGGGGTAAGTAAAGCATATATTCATAGCAGACATTAACATTTACACAAGCACCACAGGGATTCTCTTGCTTTGACCTCACATAACCCAAGATACAAGACATAAGTATACCATCTTattcagctttttaaaaataacaaagccAAAGACTTCAGCGTACCCCCAAGTGCAACAACACAGTTTCTCACCATCACACAAACTACAAGGAACTCCTGAATGCCCATGAGAGGCAAGTACTTCACAATACAAATTTTTCAGTTCAGGCCCTCATACACGTATCAGGTTGTCTGCAGTAAAGAGTCTGTGTACATATGCCATAGGTGCCACACGTTTACAGGTTCCTAATAGAATCATACAGTCAAGAGAATGCATTGTTCTGAGCAAACTTCAGTAGACTGCTAATACGGACGGATAGTTACACATGCAAATTTTCACAGTGTTTATGCTAGACGGATAAGACGTATGTACGGCAAATAAACTTCGAAAGTTAAACGAAACGTTACAGGGGAGTAATGTAAATCTGTGCAACAAAACAACTAGTTAAAGGTATGTATGCTTCTCTATTTTTGAAAAGCGTAACAAAGGGGAAAACTCTTAATCGGATGAATGTATGAGAAATGGTACTTTACCTCAAATTATGGATTACACTTTTGCTTCAAATTTAATTCAAAGGAATACTGCGACAACAAATCGAAAGAATTGCTTCCCCGTGTTCCCTGTTCAGTCCCAAGCCAGATGTGCGAATAACTTTATCTCGCGTAAAACATTACCGGAATTTTAATGATCCACTTAATTTAAAAGCATTCCTGCAAATAGTGTCCCCACTTTAGTGTCAACCGGATTAAACTACTTCAAACAGCTAAAATGATCAGGAATGGACCGTTATGGGTTAGTCTATGGGTTATGTGGCAATAAACCAAACACTTAAGTAGTTATACTTTATACTCAGTTTCCGGGGATGGGGGGGTTGAAGACTGGGGCGGTGATAATAAACCTTTAAAGGTGTATATAAACCATAAACCGGAAAACACACATATCCTTTGATTCATCTTTACCTACCTGTTCTTCTTCGGTCGTTAATTTGGCTGCCATTCCTCACTTCCTCCTTGGAATTCGGATACGTCTATCCTTAAATGGTATGAGTTGTTTTTTAAGGAATTTGAGGTTTTCGCTAGCCTGGACCCCTGTTGTACAAGAAGAACTGATGACGGTAAAAATCCAGTTTCTGAGAAGTCAGCTATTAGCTAGCTTAAAGTCTAACAGTGGGAGATTCCGGAGCCGAATTTAATCCTGGCATTCTGATTAGTCTAAATATACATAGAAGCTAAGATGTATAACTTGTTATCGAGCACTCGTGCTAGAAGTTCCAATTCAAGGAGAGCAGTTAACCAGGACATCTTCTATTCTACGCACAACTTGCTAACTAGCTGTGTAGCAGTCATCTAGCTAGCTACACCTTCAAAACGCTCAGCTGTGTTGCTTGCAGTTGTTAGATGAGCTAACAGAATGGCCTCGCGATTCCTCGTGTTGGAGAATTGCTGGTAAAACACCAGTGATTTGCCTCCATGATAGCTATTCACTGAAATTATAAACCATTGTTGTCAGattaacaaaattaaaaagttaGCTCTAGGTTGATGGTGTTGCCTACGCCGCCTGGAAAGCTTCTATCTCAGCGCTGTCGAAAATGATTATCATTGCGCAAGCTCCGAATGTACCCCCTGCTGGTTACAATTGAACACAACCATTTAAAGCCTCGAAAGTCACAGAACCCACGTCTAGGTCCTTCATTCATAAAAATGGCACACAGGGGAAATTATCCCCTCGACGCCACGCCCTGATCATGAATTACTCTTGGCTTTGAAATTGTCCATAACACAGGAAAAGTCGGTATTATGCGTTCAAGAAAGCGTGttcatttttgtattattacGATATTTTCCCCGGGGTTAGTGTTGGTCATGAATGGAACAGCCGAAAAATCCCTGGTCCAACATTTCTGCAAACCATACATATTGATCACCGTCTTATCACAGATTCATGAGACAAAAGAGAAGGTTCTCTGTAcctttcatattttaatttctCTAAATCCTTCACAAGGGAATACCTGTGAAGcatcggttttttttttttaatgaccccCCCTCCCGCCCCCTCAGTTAACAGTTAGATACCGCACAAATGCTCTAtttcaacacacattcacacagctaCTTTCCACTAAATATTTAATGTCACAGTTGCTAGGGGTAACAAGGAGGACGTAACATTGAGTATTAATACAGGAAACGAAAGGAACAGGGGTTGTAACAGCAGCAGATTTTGTCAGTTGGCTTATATCATGTCATTTGAAGAAACATGACTGGCAAGATCTTTTACTCATTCCACCTTCTGTGTCAGCACTGTGGAACAGTTTCCTGTGTGCTGCCTTTGTTTCTCAATGTCACTGAAGCACTGAGCACAAGCTGATGTCATGCTGGAAAAATCCAGCCACAAAACACTTTCAGTTAGAAGAAGACTGCCCAAGGTACAGACCACATGCTGCCTGAGCAGGACGGCTGACAAAGTAGTCGGCTATACTCCAAGGATTTAAACAGATTAAGAGGACCATGGTTAGTAAATAGAACTGCTTTAAGAATTTTTATTATATAAATTCACTGAATtcacattttatatataaatatgttttggatGACTGATCACGGGGTGctgcattatttaaaaaacaaaaaacaaaaaaacagctgttattTAGAAAATATGTCCCTCATTGCAAATAATATGAAACATCCAACCGCTGTAATTACCAGACTGAGGAGGAAATTACATATGGCTATCTGGTTAACTatataacatttaataaaacataccaaaaaaagCAGATAATTTAATACAATATTGAGGAGAGCCACCGCTGAGTCCCtttgacaaagacagacaacgTGTCATAGAGCAACGTGTGTAGGCCGTAACAACTGTGAAGGAGCAGCTCGTTGAATAGGCCTCCAGCAGTTGGTAGTGAGCATGTTCTGCTTGCGTGATGATCCAGGAAGTGTGGCtttaaactgacaaactgtAGATGTTCCTGAAAAGCAGCTGGTGACAAATACAGAAGTACGCCTCTACAACCACAAGCTTTTTCAGTATTGCTCAGCCTTGTCTGCTTATATATGAATGCAAAACAACTGACGGGTTGTATTTTCATATTGTACTGTTGTGCtaaaatgttctctttgaaATGTTCTCTATAGAGTCAATCAAGTCAAATATTTTGGGTGGGGTAAAACAGTCACCCTTCCTCCTGTTTACTATCCTGCAGATAGTAAACAGCCCAGGGATATTTTTAACTGTTACTTCTGACCAGACTGCCATCTTGACAGTCTCTCTTAACTTCAGTCACCTGCCAACAGTCTGCCATTCGAAGCTGGCCTTTAGGAACGGAAATAACCCACATGCTGTCAGCAACAGGTCATGGTGGAAGGTGTCATTCTCAATCAAATGGAAAAAGACATGTAAGATTTCCTGTCAACAATCATCTAAATGATGAACAAGATTACAAAATAATTGACAACCACAATACAATGCATACAATTTCTACACTATAATGCATTCTCAGGGTCTGTATCTGCAATGGTGATTTAAATTGCATAGAACACAATAGCACTATCATCAGCTAGTATTGTATGCCATCATATGGGCATATCCCACATAAAGGGAGCAGCATACATAGAACAGAATTCATACTGGATATTCTCAACAAGACAGTGACAATTCTCACCAATTCCAACAGGTGGTGTGTTACACCTTCTGGTAGCTCTTAACAAGCAGTATGTTACTATCCTATGAGCAATCCGGTGCTCCTGAAaggaaatttattttaaatattataaaaGTGAAGTTGATTTTGACATGTGGTGCCTTCATATTGACCTCATATTTCAAGATTCTCTCCTGTTAAATGTCTGGAGAAAAATACTGGAGATTCTTTTGCCCCCTGCCTCAAATGTGGTGAAGTAGCTTGGTTCCTCTGCTCATCTGAGGAACTTCTTGAAGCCTCTAAACTCAGTTTATGGACTGGTTGAAGATGACAACAACTTCTTTGGCAGATTCTTTAACTCCATGCAAAACTGTAAGTGAAAAAGCCCCAGACTACTTACAGAGACTGCAAATGCTCCTTAGCACTGCTGTGAGGAGAAATGGAGTGGAACAGAAAACTGCAATTTTCTAGCTACTGAAACCGTTTCAGCGTGACTGCTGGGatccttccctccttctctcacttCAGCTTGAGTCCAAAACAAGGACGCCACCAAATTTTGTAGATCTGTTATAGCTTAGCACTGAGGAAAACCAATGAGCAGAAAAAcctgacagaacaaaacaccATCTAGGCAGttcaaaactgaaaaccacTGTTGTTTATGTACCTTCTTATGGAGACCCAAGTGTCTTACAGGCTCACATTTTAGAAACCAAGGCACTGTGGAGGCAGATGGCTGAACTGAAAATGCAGTGTTGCTCCTCCCTGTTTGAGAAAGGCAATCCCAAACCCACTGAAGGTCGAAATGATATGCCACCTAAGGTTGAGGTACAAGCCCAGCAAATAACGGCTACACTACAACCCAAACTTTGGTTCTGCTTTACGTGTGGAGAAGATTGCCACATATCCAGAATATGCAAGGACTCCATCAACAAAGTTCTCacagaccaaaaataaaaagaaactggaGCTATTCAGGTCCACAAATGTTCACGATGTCCCAGTCCATTCATGACACACAGTTCTCTTCAATTCCCAATATTCCATGCAACAACTTCATCAAAGTTGAATGTGCTGGAGGTCAGACGTCCTTACTTGGGCCATGTTGAAGTGATATACATGTCTCAGAGAACATCACCTGCAAATCTGAAACCATGTGCACTCTTGTTCTCGTAGTCCTTGACAAGAGATCCAATGCTGAGGTCCTGGTGTTTATGATCACTAACATGCTTTCATCCTGTACAAATCAGGCCATAGACAACAACCGTCATTCCGTCAGCCAAGAACACTAGACATAAACACCCTTAGTGAATCTGCTTGAGATATATGTCCTTGAAGTGAAAAAATAGGAAAATGGGCCATGCCAACTACAAAGCAACAACTGTGTCAGCCTTCTGCCTGGAAAGAAGATCAAGTCTTAGAGGATACAAAACTTTGAGTTAAGTCATCTACTCACTCTAGTCTCCTGAGTAACCTGTTTTTCTGCAGTTATGTTTTCACAAGTCCAAGACTAAATGTTTGTTCATTCTCATACCTATGCAAGGTGTCTGAATGCACAGCCATCTACTACATAGTCAGACCCTCTTTTGCatccacaacaaaacaaattttttgGAGTATGGATTTCACAAGGTTTCAGAGACATTTCATAAAGCTGTTGATTCATGCTGAGGCAATGGCACAGTCTCAGACTTGCTGCATTACATTTGTGTGCCAGACAGCCCATTCCATCTCATCACAAACATGCTCTGTTGGTGACTGTGCAAGCAAATAAAGTGGCTCTCACATCTCTGGAACCATTTCGACACAATACATGCTTAGATATACGGCACATTATTCCGCCTGAAGTGTATATGTAATGAAGGGTACATCTGTAGTCATGTAACTGACCAATGTTCAGTTAATATCAAGAGACCTAACCTGTACCAGAAAAAATACTCACTACATCACTACCCCACTGGCAGCGGTCtctattctctgttttttatttcttttttttgcctgtggAACTTCAAATGACTGGGTGCTTTTTGTTTATTACATCATTCTCTGTAAACTGTAGACGCCGCGAAAGAAGCAAAGACACTGAACAGTGATGCTGGAACTGACATGACTGGTCCTGACCATCACACCATGATCAAAACTGTTCTACATCAGCTTTTTGTCCATTCTAACATTCATTAACTGGATCCCTTGAAGTGTCAGATTATTTGTGGTTAACCAGCAAAGTCAAGATCAATTAGAACAATCCCCAGACCTAACTGAAATATAACGATGTGGCCGAGTGTAGACACTTTGATTACTTATTATTCTATCAGTGTACCAGTGTATCTGCCCTCATAATGCAACATGTGAATCTTTTCAGAAACTTTCAATTAACAAGTTAGTGCACCGTGTCACTCATGTAGTACCTGCTTTTTAGGTGCATTCTTGAGCgtattttgaaataattaaatTTCAATTGCTTGAAATTTCTGTATTTCAAAAATTGTTGAAATTGCTGAAAGCATGAAGTTATAACCAACTGCCACATACACaaattatttagaaaaaaagacaattaaaaaaattttATTAATAGAGGTTACAAAATACTTAAAAGGAACATTAGACTCCTCACCTTCTGAATGTTTACTTGTAGAATCTGCTCAGTGTGCAGTTGGTGAGGAGTTTGTCCAAGCTAAAAGTTATACATAAAATTCATTAATAACGATCTGAAAAACCAAATCATCCAAAAGCAATTCACAGATCCAATCAGACACTGAATGCTCCATCAATGCCATTCAACCATCAAAGCAGCCTAACAGTGATAGCTTGCCAATCATTACAATGGAATTGACTAATCAAGCAATAAGCATAAGCAAGATTGCTTTTACATCAATGTTGCTTTCATGGTCAACTCATGAAAGCTGCACTATGCTTGGTTCCCCCATGCACAGATTGGAACCCACTTAAATACAGCCAAATGTGAAAACTCTTGTCTTCCAAGTAATCCTACAGTCATTGAAAAGACTGCACTCAGCTCTCCATGTGGGCTTCTCTGTGGTTGCTGACGGGGTCCTCCTTTTCAGTCTCAGGTGTTGAGAGATGCTCCAGTTCATAGCGGCCTTGCTGGTCAGCCGGTCGGACCTCTGACGATGTCTTTTTGTGCATTCGTATCTGCTGAAGCTGATGACTTGCATAGTCTGGCTTGATAGTCAGAGGAACTTGGGGCACTTCAATGCCCAGAATGTCCGCCACCATGTAGGGTCTTAGCCAGCCAACTAAAGGGGTGGTGCCAGGGGTGTAGTGTGTCTGACGATGGTAGAAGAGGAGGCCATCTACCTGAAGAGACAATGAACGCAAACATACAATTCCATCAACAGAGAATCACACAGCAGTAGCAGAAGTGCATATGGACTTACAGAAGTAGTCACGTTATTTTGCCTTTATTATCTGTCATGCCTAAAAATGATCTCTAAACACTTTTTGCATCTGTGTCACTGATAGTCACATTGGAGCCACCCAGACTGTCTTAAGAATATATAGTGTCACTAGTTATTTTTAACACCAGATAGAACACAGTGATTTCAGTGTTTCGAAATATTTCTTTGTGATTTCAAACTGTTCCTACACTGAAAGGGTAGTCCTGTGCCAAGGCCAGCTGGATGGACTCTGTGGAGCAGTCAGCACTGTTAAGACTCACGAAACGgaactgcagagagacacaTAAACCATGTGAGACTACTAAGTAGCACACAAGACCATCCAACAATGAAAGTCTTTATCAAATTTGTTGTACATTTTCAACAGGTTTAGAGATATTAAGCACCCACAATTGTAAGATACAAAAATAATAGAATTCAGTAAAAATGATGAATCTATACAAACAATATTAACCAAAATGCATTGATATATTTTaaatgctgaagaaaaaaaaggagaaatggaaataaaaagattttCCATGCAACTGAAACCTTCCATTACACGGAccaaaaagaaaggacaaactATCACCCGCATGTTTTGTCCAATTACTCACGATCGGTCAAACGTCCACTCCACATCACCACATATAGCAATTCCTCTGAAATGTGCAGAGCCAAAGATTCTTTTTATACTTCAATCTGAGAGTTTACTTACAGGATTACGTTTGGCAATTTCAGATAAACCCTCCACTTCTTGAACCTTTGATTGCAACCAGTAGAACCGGAAGTCCGTCTGTTGAATTaggaagaggttttttttttttttaataatgtataATTTAATTACTCTGACCTGCTGCAAATATATAATCAGAGACTTTTAACTCTGGCTTTTGCAGAGTTCCCTTAAAGTAAGCACTGCATTTTTTCAGACTCCATTTAAGGTGCTTTTACACAAATTTAGTGGGACTTCAGCAGAAAACCCGTCAatcagaaacaaactgaaataatacacaaaataaaagtttCACAAGACTCACAGGACAGTCATAGACTGGGTGTCCTCTCCAACACATTACATCCAAAATGTAGTAGGTCCTGTTCACTTCATTATAGATGCAGTCAAGGATTGTGTAATCTGCAGGCATATTTGAATGATACATTTTCATAGGACATCACAAATTTCCTAATGTGTGAGAACTGATACTCATGTTGCACTTTAAGGAAATGCTCTACAGTTCTGGATATTTGGAAAAAATATTCCTTTGGGATCTTAAAATAGCTATGGAGGTCAGGGTTTCATGCACTCCACTGGTTATGATGTTTGTCAAGATGCTAATATTAGCGTGTTCAAttgggagaagaggaagaatatGACATCACACTAATCTAATTTAAACAAGCCCTTATAACCAAAATCATCAAGCCAGTTATGTCATAACTTGTcaatttgtaaaacaaaacaacaccaaaatatttacatttcatacATAATTAATTGTTTATGTTACCACAAATCGTCATGTTTTCTCTACCAGCACAGCAGATATTTAAAACCAAATCACATCTGTACAGACTCTGAGACTGTTTACATTATTCAGCGCAGAgatttactgttgttgtttgtgcaAACAATAGCTCAGAGTCTAATAATGGTTCAGAGATGAGCTGAGGCActattttctcatttcaaacacTCGTGTCTCTGTTGTATCTTATTGAATCATCATGCTAATGTATTTAGAAACAAGGCTGTAATGGCGCGTGGCATGCAGTAAACTCTTCTGTACAGGGCTGATTTAAGGCAGGAGCATGgtggtgagaaaaaaagaatgcaatTAGGAATCCAACCATTGAAGTGGCACAAATCATGGTTGTTATCAGTCATGTGGTGGAAgctttttttaatacaaaccTTTTCCCATTGAAGAGTTATGCCTGTTTCCACCAGGGAGCAGAGAGGGGAAGCGGTTCACACAGTATCCACTTTTTGTGTACGCCGCAGTAGAACCCTTTTAGAGACACAGAATCAATAGTAACTAAAAATAATAAACtagtaataatgatgataataaaaatatcagtgcaaaaatattgttattgtcattattttttacTGGTTATAATTTCTTCTTCCTGTACACCGACAGTAGCAGAGTGGGGTCAACATATAACAACATGACTCTCAGCATAGTACCCTGAGCTTGGTATGCATAATTATACAGTGTAGTTCCATAAAAGACTGATATCTGTAGTTGTTTAAGAGATGGTGAATTTGTTTGGTTAAGGCACTAAACATTACAGCACTCTGCAAAGACTACATTAACATTCTATGAGACTAACGAGGGCACAAATAATGATCTCTGAGAAATCAATCTGGAGATAATCAGTGCTATGACCAGAAGAGATCAAAAGTAAGATTATCTTTAAGGGACAAGGATGCCAGTATATCTACACTAATGAAGGGATGAGGACAGAGAACACTGATAGGCCAAACCTTGGAGGCAACAACGAGTGAACGTTTCCCCACTGGACAGACCACCAGGACCCACTCTGTGTTTAAATCTGCAGGGACATCCACCAGCCACTCTGACAGCATTAACTGGACAGAAGACAAATCTCATAAGGCAACCTCTGAAAAGAACCCGAAATCCATCCCTTCTCAGAGCCATAGTCTTAGATAACATAAATAGGCATAAATGTAAATTCTGTATATCATATGTTGAGGGAAGTATGCAATATGGTCGTACATCTCAGCATGGATTATAAACCCTTTAGAGGAAATACTattgaaactttttttaaatcattaaattcAATACAAGataattatacacacatctaAAAAGACACAAATGATTATTACAACTTCTTAACAAAACACTTGCAACATGTTTTCACAGCTCTTCCTCTGGTATTAATTAGTTAGACATTTCTGGGTGCCCTATCTGccatcatttcttttttgtattactGCAGCATCACTTTATGCTGCagtaccaaaacggccttttatcatctccgcaatatcgccaaaactaggcccctactatgtttagctgatgcagaaaccattgtccatgcatttgtcatgtcttgcctcgactactgtaatgttttgtactatggtttgcccgcctctagtaccagaagtcttcagctcgtccagaatgctgctgccagaatcctgacccgaactaggaagttcgatcatatccctcccgtcctggcttcccttcactggttcccaattcacatgagggctgattttaaagtcctcctattaacatttaaaattctccatgggcttgcaccggcctatctttctgatttaattacactctacaacccccccccccccgctctcaggctgctaaattattagttgttccaagagataaaaagaagtctgctggccatcgcgcctttgcctaccgcgcaccctttctctggaacagcctacctatagatatcaaagaggcaaactctcttgctacctttaaaaccaaacttaagactcatttattctccgtgtcatatgatagcataatctcaaactgacCATCCGGCAAGGCTCAGTccctgctgtagtctctcctggcatagtttagcttagtagctgccggcttaaatcatctcctcttctctctctcctctgctcttatcttaacctggtcagtttctgtcattaacctgctctcttctctctgtgtgagtggtcgatgtctgcgcctccttcctggatgtggcaccttcccctggccggctgaatgactttgtgccctgctgtccctggccctgctccccccgcgtggccctgctcctcctgcgccctcctcagccacTACTCTTTctactttcaatacaaaattatctataaaaatattttccttatttcatctgttaagtgccgctactccactaatgctctccttccctccctcttctcctgcatggctgtggctcatcagtttgagcatgagtgtctggcttgaatgtggctactttcttcttaggtgtgcccccccccccatgtcatctctcttcaccgtcatcctgatggctgctgcggctttgTGTCTTCCTGCGCTGCTGCAGCTGTGaagtccaccccaactgagccccatgctgtcttgtcattcttcatactgcctactagttgtgttttcatttattatcactgtgttgttttgtaatttgccctctgggctggcacctactgcacgcctggctggcctagaaggggtctcctctctttgtggtccttctcaagatttctcctatttttccctaacgtctgggttttttgaggagttttttcttgcccgctatgaggatcaagtcagggggtgccatcctgctctgttttgttgtaatcctgtgggtatgtaaagccctttgagactgtaaacagtgatattgggctctaaataaacttaaacttgaaacttaaacttatgCAGAACAATGCTCTCTAAAACAGATAAAACTTTTGTCTACATGAGGTTTACAGCTGGACTACAGCTGGCGCACCCATGATTTAATTAGCTGGAGAACAACTGTATGGGCAACTTAATCCCTGTACAGTTTCGACAACACACCCAAAGAAGTTGTCTGGATAACATGATGTAGTGCCATAGAAAATGTTCAGTCCTAATTAATTAACTTCACATCATTTGGGCCTTGTTGGTTTTAGAACTTGGCATATGTTCTTAAAGTCTAAGCCACATAAAGATGCATGAGCAGCCTTTGAGATTCTTGATTCTTAGCCCTGGAAGCAACGCAGCCAGCCTATTTGCTTCCAGTAGT
Proteins encoded in this region:
- the snupn gene encoding snurportin-1, with the protein product MDELTQALSTTFAVSREPNSTSAPHPRLAQYKSKFSVLEQTERRKRFLDLQKLKRLDYVNHCRRLADGDWTEADSEEEEAEEKKNEQQPQNDAEDEGMEIEQRKKLPKYYANQLMLSEWLVDVPADLNTEWVLVVCPVGKRSLVVASKGSTAAYTKSGYCVNRFPSLLPGGNRHNSSMGKDYTILDCIYNEVNRTYYILDVMCWRGHPVYDCPTDFRFYWLQSKVQEVEGLSEIAKRNPFRFVSLNSADCSTESIQLALAQDYPFSVDGLLFYHRQTHYTPGTTPLVGWLRPYMVADILGIEVPQVPLTIKPDYASHQLQQIRMHKKTSSEVRPADQQGRYELEHLSTPETEKEDPVSNHREAHMES